The Pandoraea apista genomic interval TCGGTTCGGGGCCGGCAGGCATGGCGGTCGCGCAGCAACTCGCGCGCGCCGGTCACGACGTGACCGTGTTCGAGAAGAACGATCGTGTGGGCGGTCTGCTGCGTTATGGCATTCCCGACTTCAAGCTGGAGAAGTGGCTGATCGACCGCCGCATGCGTCAGATGGAAGCCGAGGGTGTGACGTTCCGCACGGGTGTCTATGTCGGTAAAGACGCTCCCGATGCGCACATCAACAACTTCTCCAAAGAGACGATCTCGCCGGAGCAGTTGCAGGCACAGTTCGACGCCGTGGTCATCGCCGGCGGCGCAGAGCAACCGCGTGATCTGCCGGTGCCGGGCCGCGAGCTGGACGGCATTCATTTCGCGATGGAATTCCTGCCTCAGCAGAACAAGGTCAACGCCGGCGACAAGCTGGCGAACCAACTGCTGGCCACGGGCAAGAACGTGATCGTGATCGGCGGTGGCGACACCGGCTCCGATTGCGTGGGCACGTCGAATCGCCACGGCGCAAAGAGCGTGACGCAGTTCGAGCTGCTGCCCCAGCCGCCCGAGCAGGAAAACAAGCCGATGGTGTGGCCGTATTGGCCGACCAAGCTGCGCACGTCGTCGAGTCACGAAGAGGGCTGCGAGCGCGACTGGTCGGTGGCGACGAAGCGCTTCGAAGGCAAGAACGGCAAGGTCGAGAAGCTGATCGCCGTGCGTCTCGAATGGAAGGACGGCAAGATGCAGGAAGTGGCGGGCTCGGAATTCGAACTCAAGGCCGATCTGGTGTTGCTGGCCATGGGCTTCGTCTCG includes:
- a CDS encoding glutamate synthase subunit beta, translated to MGKVTGFLEFERQSESYEAPLARVKHYKEFVLALSDDQAKVQGARCMDCGIPFCNNGCPVNNIIPDFNDLVYRQDWKSAISVLHSTNNFPEFTGRICPAPCEAACTLNINSDAVGIKSIEHAIIDKAWSEGWVEPQPAKHKTGKTVAVVGSGPAGMAVAQQLARAGHDVTVFEKNDRVGGLLRYGIPDFKLEKWLIDRRMRQMEAEGVTFRTGVYVGKDAPDAHINNFSKETISPEQLQAQFDAVVIAGGAEQPRDLPVPGRELDGIHFAMEFLPQQNKVNAGDKLANQLLATGKNVIVIGGGDTGSDCVGTSNRHGAKSVTQFELLPQPPEQENKPMVWPYWPTKLRTSSSHEEGCERDWSVATKRFEGKNGKVEKLIAVRLEWKDGKMQEVAGSEFELKADLVLLAMGFVSPLQTVLDAFGVDKDARGNVRASTEGERAYTTNLPKVFAAGDVRRGQSLVVWAIREGRQCARAVDEFLMGHSELPR